In the genome of Telluria mixta, the window CGGACAGCGGGCAGTTCGACGATCTCGAAGGGCCCGCGCTCCGCATCCTCAGCGACGACGATTGACCAGCCACACGTCGTTCCCGCGAAAGCGGGAACCCATGCCGAGTGTCAGAATTCGATATGTCTGATATGACGTGGCGTACCTCGGGGCCCGGCTTCGGAGTCTCAGTATGGATCCCCGCTTGCGCGGGGATGACGGTGGTCCGGGCGCGCGACGGTGTTACATGCTCGGCCCGCGGCCGGTGCGTTGTTCCTTCTCGATCCGCTCCTGGCACGCAATGCACGTGTGCACCGTCGGCGTGGCCAGCAGCCGCGCTTCCGGAATCTCGCGCCCGCACGAGTCGCAGATCCCGATCGCGCCCGATTCCAGCCGGCCGATCGCGGCGTCGATCTCGTGCAGCAGATTCGTTTCGTGCTCGGCCAGGTGTTCCTCGTTATGGCTGAGCATCTCGCCGGCCGGTGCATCGTCGTTCTGGCCCATGTGGGCGTTCGGCGAGATCGCCGGGCGGTCGTCCGTATCGCCATCCGTGCGGCCGCGCACGGTGGCCAGCGCGTCCTCGCGGGCCTTGCGCAGGCGCTGGCCGAGTTCCTCGTGTAGTTCAGGTGAAATTGGCGGCATGGTCGTCGTCCTCTTCGTTGTCAAATCCTTCGGTCAGTGTGGCGGGACCATCGCGCGTCATGTTTGACGCACCTCATATCGTCCTTTCGTAACGCCAGTCTGCTTTCAGCAACATCGAGGAAGAAGCCGGCTCCTTCCTTGGACCCAATCTGGAATTTTTGATTCACATCAAGGATTTGGAACCCCCAGGAAACCTACCCTGACGGTGTCGTCTTTCTTATTCTTCAGGGAGTGCACCTTGGACAGCAGTCTAAACTATAACTACAAGATCGTGCGCCAGTTTGCCATCGCAACTGTCGTCTGGGGCGTAATCGGCATGCTGGCGGGCGTGTGGATTGCCGCGCAGCTCGCCTGGCCGGCATTGAACTTCGATATCCCGTGGCTCACGTACGGCCGCCTGCGGCCGCTGCACACGAACGCGGTGATCTTCGCGTTCGGCATCTGCGGCCTGTTCGCCACGTCCTACTATGTCGTGCAGCGAACGTGCCAGGTCCGGCTGTTCTCGGACAGGCTGGCCGCGTTCACGTTCTGGGGCTGGCAGGCCGTGCTCGTGTCGGCCGCGATCACCCTGCCGCTGGGCTTCACGCGCGGCAAGGAATACGCCGAGCTGGAATGGCCGATCGCCATCCTGATCGCCGTCGTGTGGGTCGCGTATGCCGTCGTCTTCTTCGGCACCATCGTCAAGCGCCGCGTGCAGCACATCTATGTCGCCAACTGGTTCTTCGGCGGCTACATCCTCGCGGTGGCCATCCTCCACATCGTCAACGGCATGTCGATGCCCGTCACGCTGTTCAAGTCGTACTCGATGTACGCCGGTGTGCAGGATGCGATGATCCAGTGGTGGTACGGCCATAACGCCGTCGGCTTCATCCTCACGGCCGGCTACCTGGGCATGGTGTACTACTTCATCCCGAAACAGGCCGAGCGGCCCGTGTATTCGTACCGCCTGTCGATCGTCCACTTCTGGGCCCTGATCTTCACCTACATGTGGGCCGGCCCGCACCATCTGCACTACACGGCGCTCCCGGACTGGACGCAGTCGATCGGCATGGTGTTCTCGCTGATCCTGCTGGCGCCGTCGTGGGGCGGCATGATCAACGGGATCATGACCCTGTCCGGCGCCTGGCACAAGCTGCGCTCGGACCCGATCCTGAAATTCATGATCGTCTCGCTGTCGTTCTACGGCATGGCCACGTTCGAGGGCCCGATGATGTCGATCAAGACGATCAACTCGCTGTCGCACTACACGGACTGGGGCATCGCCCACGTGCACGGCGGCGCGCTGGGCTGGGTCGGTTTCATCACGATGGGTTCCCTGTACTACCTGATCCCGCGCCTCGCCGGCAAGAAGCAGATGGCCAGCGTAGCCCTCGTCGATGCGCACTTCTGGCTCGGCACCATCGGCATCGTGCTGTACATCGCCGCGATGTGGATCGCCGGCGTGATGCAGGGCCTGATGTGGCGCGCCGTGAACCCGGACGGCACCTTGACCTACACCTTCGTCGAAGGCGTCAAGGCGACGTATCCGTACTACGTGATCCGCTTCGGCGGCGGCCTGATGTACCTGACCGGCATGTGCCTGATGGCGTACAACACGTGGCTGACGATGCGCGGCACGCAATCGGTCGACGCACGTATCCCCGCGCTGGCTTCGCATGGCAAGACGCATGCGGTCCCGGAACACGCCTAACAGAACACGCAGGAGCAAAACCATGAAATTCACCCATGAGTGGATCGAGAAGAATCCCTGGCTGCTGATCGGCCTCGTGCTGGTCGTGATCTCGTTCGGCGGCCTCGTCGAGATCGTGCCGCTGTTCTTCCAGCATTCGACCACCGAACCCGTCGCCGGCCTGAAGCCGTATTCGCCGCTGCGCCTCGCGGGCCGCGACGTCTACATCCGCGAAGGCTGCTACAACTGCCACTCGCAGATGATCCGCCCGTTCCGCGCCGAGACGGAGCGCTACGGCCATTACTCGGTCGCGGGCGAATTCGTCTACGACCACCCGTTCCAGTGGGGTTCCAAGCGCACCGGCCCCGACCTCGCGCGCGTGGGCGGCCGCTATTCGGACGAGTGGCACCGCACGCACCTCGACAACCCGCGCGACGTCGTGCCGGAATCGAACATGCCCGGCTATCCGTGGCTGGCCACGGCGAAGCTGGACCCGCAATCCATCGTGCCGAAGATGCGCGCGATGCAGCGCCTGAACGTCCCGTACACGGAACAGGACATCAAGGACGCGCCCGCGCAACTGGCCGACAAGACGGAGCAGGACGCGCTGGTCGCCTACCTGCAGGGTCTCGGCACGCAAATCAAATCGAGGAATTGAGATGGCCATCCAACATGTTTTCGACGACGCGAGCCGCGTGATGACGATCGTGAGTTTCACCACCTTCCTGGGCATCCTGGCCTGGACCTTCCTGCTGCGCAAGGAGCGGGACTTCGCCGCCACGGCCGCGCTGCCCTTTGCAGACGACGAGGTGGAGGACGACTATGTCTGACTTCACGAGCGGTTTCTGGAACTGGTACATCGTCCTGATCACGGTGCTGGGCATCGCCGGCTGCGCGATCCTGCTGTGGTCGCAGTCGCGCCACAAGGTGCGCCTCGACGAGCACGGCCAGCCCGAAAAGACGACGGGCCACGTGTGGGACGAGGACCTGACGGAACTGAACACGCCGATGCCGCGCTGGTGGATGTTCATGTTCTACCTGACGATCCTGTTCGGCATCGGCTACCTGGTCCTGTACCCCGGCCTCGGCAGCTACGCCGGCCGGCTGGGCTGGCAATCGGCCGGCGCGTACAGGCAGGAACTGGCGAAGGCCGATGCCGACTACGGCCCGCTGTTCGCGCAATACCTCAAGCGCGACCTCAAGGACGTGGCAAGCGACCCGCAGGCCCACGCCATCGGCGAGCGCCTGTTCCTCACGTATTGCGCGCAGTGCCACGGCTCTGACGCCCGCGGCAACAAGGGCTATCCGAACCTGACGGACAGCGACTGGCTGTACGGCGGGGAGCCGTCGGTGATCAAGGAAACGATCATGAAGGGCCGCAACGGCCAGATGCCGCCGATGGGCGCGGCGCTCGGTGCCGACAAGGACGTCGAGAACGTCGCGCACTACGTGATGAGTCTCTCCGGCGCGCCGGCGGACCCGATCAAGGTCGCCTTCGGCAAACCGAAGTTCGCCGCCTGCGCCGCGTGCCACGGCCCCGACGCGCACGGCAATCCGATGC includes:
- a CDS encoding TraR/DksA family transcriptional regulator translates to MPPISPELHEELGQRLRKAREDALATVRGRTDGDTDDRPAISPNAHMGQNDDAPAGEMLSHNEEHLAEHETNLLHEIDAAIGRLESGAIGICDSCGREIPEARLLATPTVHTCIACQERIEKEQRTGRGPSM
- the ccoN gene encoding cytochrome-c oxidase, cbb3-type subunit I, whose protein sequence is MDSSLNYNYKIVRQFAIATVVWGVIGMLAGVWIAAQLAWPALNFDIPWLTYGRLRPLHTNAVIFAFGICGLFATSYYVVQRTCQVRLFSDRLAAFTFWGWQAVLVSAAITLPLGFTRGKEYAELEWPIAILIAVVWVAYAVVFFGTIVKRRVQHIYVANWFFGGYILAVAILHIVNGMSMPVTLFKSYSMYAGVQDAMIQWWYGHNAVGFILTAGYLGMVYYFIPKQAERPVYSYRLSIVHFWALIFTYMWAGPHHLHYTALPDWTQSIGMVFSLILLAPSWGGMINGIMTLSGAWHKLRSDPILKFMIVSLSFYGMATFEGPMMSIKTINSLSHYTDWGIAHVHGGALGWVGFITMGSLYYLIPRLAGKKQMASVALVDAHFWLGTIGIVLYIAAMWIAGVMQGLMWRAVNPDGTLTYTFVEGVKATYPYYVIRFGGGLMYLTGMCLMAYNTWLTMRGTQSVDARIPALASHGKTHAVPEHA
- the ccoO gene encoding cytochrome-c oxidase, cbb3-type subunit II produces the protein MKFTHEWIEKNPWLLIGLVLVVISFGGLVEIVPLFFQHSTTEPVAGLKPYSPLRLAGRDVYIREGCYNCHSQMIRPFRAETERYGHYSVAGEFVYDHPFQWGSKRTGPDLARVGGRYSDEWHRTHLDNPRDVVPESNMPGYPWLATAKLDPQSIVPKMRAMQRLNVPYTEQDIKDAPAQLADKTEQDALVAYLQGLGTQIKSRN
- a CDS encoding cbb3-type cytochrome c oxidase subunit 3, which encodes MAIQHVFDDASRVMTIVSFTTFLGILAWTFLLRKERDFAATAALPFADDEVEDDYV
- the ccoP gene encoding cytochrome-c oxidase, cbb3-type subunit III, with protein sequence MSDFTSGFWNWYIVLITVLGIAGCAILLWSQSRHKVRLDEHGQPEKTTGHVWDEDLTELNTPMPRWWMFMFYLTILFGIGYLVLYPGLGSYAGRLGWQSAGAYRQELAKADADYGPLFAQYLKRDLKDVASDPQAHAIGERLFLTYCAQCHGSDARGNKGYPNLTDSDWLYGGEPSVIKETIMKGRNGQMPPMGAALGADKDVENVAHYVMSLSGAPADPIKVAFGKPKFAACAACHGPDAHGNPMLGAPNLTDKVWLYGGSPETIMETIRKGRNNTMPAWGEFLGEGKAHVLAAYVWSLSNTPGTQHEVAAK